Genomic window (Syntrophales bacterium):
AACTAGGCCGAAAAATCGACACTGTTGCCGCCGACCTTACCGCCCACCGCCGGGACACGGAGGCCCATTCCCCGGTGTACCGGGTAAAGGAATAATTGCGGTCACACCCCCCGCAAAAACGCTAAATTTAAAGACCTGACCCCTCCCAACCCCTCCCAAAAAAAAGGAGACAAACATGTTAAGCAAAGATATCAACGTAGAAGCTTTTTGGGATGAAGAAGCCCGGGTCTGGGTGGCCTCCAGCAATGATGTTCCCGGGCTGATCACGGAGTCCGACACCATGGAGCATCTCATGCAAAAGCTGAAGATCCTGATTCCCGAATTGCTCCAGGCAAACGGTTTAATCAGCGGGTCGGATGCGACCGACATCCCCATTCATCTCCTCGGCAAATGGCAGGAAGTAATCAAATCTCAGGCGCAAAATGGCTGACTACGCCCCGACCGTAAGAAAAATACTTTCCGAAAATGATTGCTATCTGGAACGTCAAGGCAAAGGCGACCACGAAATCTGGTACAGCCCGCTTACGAAGCTCCGTTTCCCTGTGGATGGAAAAATCAGGTCGCGCCACACCGCAAACGGCGTTCTCAAACAGGCCGGGTTACCGAAACAGTTTTTATGATCCCCCGGCAAAAACGCTAAATTTAATGGGTGACCCCCATTTATCCAAAATATCTCTTGACTTCCGAGACCGCTTCGCATAGGTTCGCCGCGGTCTTCACTAAATGAACGCACCCAGACACGACAGGATCACAGATGCCCGCTTCACTTGCTGCCCGACTTGAGAGCTTTGAATTTCTCCCGAAATGTTGTTAATTGTCATTCCCGTGAAAACGGGAATCTGGTCTTTTCGGGAACTTATAGATTCCCGCCTGCGCGGGAATGACAAAGAAGGGGCGTTTTTCAAAGGTCTCGCCGGGGCGATCATAAGATCGGGAAGAACGTCCTCATCGAGATTGCCCGCAAGAAGCAGGAGCGCGGAATGCTCACGGCCTGGGACAC
Coding sequences:
- a CDS encoding DUF1902 domain-containing protein gives rise to the protein MLSKDINVEAFWDEEARVWVASSNDVPGLITESDTMEHLMQKLKILIPELLQANGLISGSDATDIPIHLLGKWQEVIKSQAQNG
- a CDS encoding type II toxin-antitoxin system HicA family toxin, producing the protein MADYAPTVRKILSENDCYLERQGKGDHEIWYSPLTKLRFPVDGKIRSRHTANGVLKQAGLPKQFL